A portion of the Sphingobacterium spiritivorum genome contains these proteins:
- the rhaT gene encoding L-rhamnose/proton symporter RhaT: MSWIAGVFFHFIGGFASGSFYVPYKRVKGWSWEAMWILGGIFSWVLVPPVAAYLTIPDFFQIITDTSSSIIGYTYLFGLLWGIGGLTYGLGVRYLGVSLGSSIILGLSMVFGALMPSIYYFFNSVPGKHGIDFFFTTNSGICVMIGLLICVVGIYLCGRAGVLKEKGLMNLSGAAQSEYKFGLGITVAIVSGILSACFNFGIEAGKPMADVANQLWKAANPGQGEFLYQNNVTYIVILWGGFTTNFIWCLYLLAKNKTFSDYTKSSAPLGKNLLLCALAGTTWYLQFFFYGMGESRLGNGASSWILHMAFIILISNAWGVILKEWKGVSKPTYRAIIAGIVTIILSICIVGFAKTLE; this comes from the coding sequence ATGAGCTGGATTGCCGGTGTTTTTTTTCATTTTATTGGCGGATTTGCGTCCGGGAGTTTTTATGTACCCTATAAGCGGGTCAAAGGATGGTCCTGGGAGGCGATGTGGATTCTGGGAGGAATATTCTCCTGGGTACTTGTGCCACCTGTAGCCGCTTATCTGACGATTCCTGATTTTTTTCAGATTATTACAGACACGTCTTCTTCGATTATCGGATATACCTATTTGTTTGGTTTGCTGTGGGGAATTGGCGGACTGACGTATGGTCTTGGCGTACGCTATCTGGGTGTATCTCTGGGGAGCAGTATTATATTGGGCTTGAGTATGGTATTTGGAGCACTGATGCCTTCGATCTATTATTTTTTTAATTCTGTTCCGGGTAAACACGGTATCGATTTCTTTTTTACTACCAATTCAGGGATTTGTGTAATGATCGGACTTTTGATCTGTGTCGTGGGTATTTATCTATGTGGCAGGGCAGGAGTATTGAAAGAAAAAGGGCTGATGAATCTGTCAGGTGCTGCACAGTCTGAATATAAATTCGGATTAGGAATTACTGTCGCTATTGTTTCCGGAATTCTGAGTGCTTGTTTCAATTTTGGAATCGAAGCGGGTAAACCAATGGCTGATGTGGCCAATCAACTTTGGAAAGCTGCAAATCCCGGTCAGGGAGAATTTCTGTACCAGAATAATGTGACGTATATCGTTATTCTTTGGGGAGGATTTACTACCAATTTTATATGGTGTCTGTACCTGTTGGCTAAGAATAAAACATTTTCTGATTATACGAAATCTTCAGCACCACTTGGCAAGAATCTGCTGTTGTGCGCGCTTGCCGGTACAACCTGGTACCTGCAGTTTTTCTTCTATGGAATGGGAGAAAGCAGATTGGGTAACGGAGCCAGCTCCTGGATACTGCATATGGCATTTATCATTCTTATTTCTAACGCATGGGGCGTTATTCTGAAAGAATGGAAAGGTGTCAGCAAACCTACTTACCGTGCTATTATTGCAGGTATTGTGACTATAATCCTATCGATCTGTATCGTTGGATTTGCTAAAACTTTAGAATAA
- a CDS encoding RagB/SusD family nutrient uptake outer membrane protein gives MKNKIILICLVAVIVTLNTSCNKFLDRDPMGQIAQDQFFNSETNANAAVLGTYRTMMNSFSFGQSIVIVPEFSAGHVRHSASFPEYQNFAEHKIQAINPWTANMWQAIYATINAANQIIEEVPNMTTAMITEEKKNIFVGEAKFIRALNYFFLVRAFNKVPLKLTYTKEGDNFDIPESGKEELYTQIVKDLTEAVAVLPQVNPNTGDAAKGRASYWGAKALLAKVYLYQAAITNDYKKSADLANEILTTAGFGLVTDFSTIWTTQNTNEAIFEIQFDDQATNPLAAVANDNASVLFFAKDSTIQDLYTEQDKRRAFTVKKGSKNNYFMGKFPNFSPASQNLTVIRLAEIYLIHAEAQARVDNSVSTAAYNSLKAVQDRAGVTVPISTYSNLETFITAVQEEKEKELMFEGETWFDFSRTKLALKKYDTLTDERYLLYPIPSAQIALGTGLTQNPGY, from the coding sequence ATGAAAAATAAAATAATATTAATCTGTTTGGTTGCGGTGATAGTCACTTTGAATACATCGTGTAATAAGTTTTTAGATCGGGATCCGATGGGGCAGATCGCACAGGATCAATTCTTTAATTCAGAGACCAATGCAAATGCTGCCGTGTTAGGGACCTACCGCACAATGATGAATTCCTTTTCATTTGGTCAGTCGATTGTGATCGTACCGGAATTTTCGGCCGGACATGTCAGACATTCTGCGAGTTTTCCTGAATATCAGAACTTCGCAGAACATAAGATACAGGCTATAAATCCCTGGACGGCCAATATGTGGCAGGCGATCTATGCGACTATAAATGCGGCTAACCAAATTATTGAAGAAGTTCCGAACATGACTACTGCGATGATCACCGAGGAGAAGAAAAATATATTTGTTGGTGAAGCTAAATTTATCAGGGCATTGAATTACTTTTTTCTGGTTCGGGCTTTTAATAAAGTTCCCTTAAAGCTGACTTATACCAAAGAAGGTGATAATTTTGATATCCCTGAATCCGGAAAAGAGGAGCTGTACACTCAGATTGTTAAAGATTTAACAGAAGCTGTAGCAGTACTTCCCCAAGTTAATCCCAACACGGGTGATGCTGCCAAAGGAAGAGCCTCCTACTGGGGAGCGAAAGCTTTACTGGCAAAGGTATATTTATATCAGGCCGCTATTACCAATGACTATAAGAAATCTGCAGATCTCGCTAATGAAATTCTGACAACTGCCGGATTTGGTTTAGTAACGGATTTCAGTACGATCTGGACAACACAAAATACGAATGAGGCTATTTTCGAGATTCAATTTGATGATCAGGCTACAAACCCTCTTGCTGCTGTGGCCAACGATAATGCCAGTGTGCTGTTTTTTGCCAAAGATTCGACCATTCAGGATCTGTACACAGAGCAAGATAAGCGGAGAGCTTTCACAGTAAAAAAGGGGAGCAAGAATAATTATTTTATGGGAAAGTTTCCAAATTTCTCTCCGGCAAGTCAGAATCTGACGGTTATCCGTCTTGCTGAAATTTATTTAATACATGCAGAAGCGCAGGCAAGGGTAGATAATAGTGTCAGTACCGCTGCGTATAATTCGCTGAAAGCTGTACAGGATCGTGCAGGTGTCACTGTACCCATTAGCACGTATAGCAATCTGGAAACATTTATTACAGCTGTACAAGAAGAAAAGGAGAAAGAGCTTATGTTTGAAGGTGAAACCTGGTTTGATTTTAGCCGGACCAAGCTGGCTCTTAAAAAGTATGATACGCTGACTGATGAAAGGTATCTTCTGTATCCGATTCCTTCCGCTCAGATCGCTTTGGGAACAGGACTTACACAAAATCCCGGCTATTAA
- a CDS encoding FGGY-family carbohydrate kinase, with protein MKPIPVIAVFDVGKTNKKLFLFDENYRIVFERSARFLETEDEDGDPCENLESLRLAVFDSLHEVFRKPQFEVKAINFSSYGASFVYLDEDGRPLTPLYNYLKNYPDALAQKIYDQYGGEETFSKETASPALGSLNSGLQLYRMKEEKPEIFKKIKHALHLPQYLSFLLSGQYYADKTSIGCHTTLWNFKDNGYHRWVSRDGVIDKMAPICNSDEVFKSAFPGSPYVIGTGLHDSSAALIPYLFNFQDPFILISTGTWSISFNPFNHSELTLEELRADCLFYLSYKGTPVKASRLFAGYEHELQSKRIAAHFQVSTAKFRTVTTNWKTIKHLKSVDSVKKFSIKTFSERDLSIFEDYETAYHQLIMDIVEVQYIATKRVMDETNIHRIFVDGGFSKNPIYMSLLSEKFEHQEVFAASMAQATAIGTALSIHRHWNSNPIPNDLIELKFYAKNNFKTVS; from the coding sequence ATGAAACCCATACCCGTTATAGCCGTATTTGATGTGGGTAAGACGAACAAAAAACTATTTCTATTCGATGAGAATTACAGAATAGTATTTGAGCGGTCTGCCCGGTTTTTAGAAACTGAAGATGAAGATGGCGACCCCTGTGAAAATCTGGAAAGCCTCAGACTCGCTGTTTTTGATTCGTTGCACGAAGTATTCCGTAAACCTCAGTTTGAGGTAAAGGCCATTAATTTTTCATCCTATGGAGCAAGCTTTGTCTACCTGGATGAAGATGGCCGGCCGTTGACGCCTTTGTATAATTATTTAAAGAATTATCCGGATGCATTAGCACAAAAGATATATGACCAATATGGAGGTGAAGAGACTTTTTCCAAAGAGACCGCTTCTCCTGCATTAGGAAGTTTAAATTCGGGGTTACAACTCTACCGTATGAAGGAAGAGAAGCCTGAGATTTTTAAGAAAATCAAGCATGCCCTGCATTTACCACAGTATCTGAGTTTTCTGTTGTCAGGACAATATTACGCAGACAAGACAAGTATAGGTTGCCATACCACGTTGTGGAACTTTAAAGATAACGGTTATCATAGATGGGTTAGTAGAGATGGTGTCATCGATAAGATGGCACCTATTTGTAACTCTGATGAAGTATTCAAGTCTGCATTTCCGGGTAGCCCCTATGTGATCGGAACAGGCTTACATGATAGTTCTGCTGCTCTGATCCCTTATCTGTTCAATTTTCAGGATCCCTTTATTCTGATTTCTACCGGAACCTGGAGTATTTCATTCAATCCGTTTAATCACAGTGAGCTTACTTTAGAAGAGTTGCGGGCAGATTGTCTCTTCTATCTGAGTTATAAGGGAACGCCGGTGAAAGCTTCCCGCCTGTTTGCCGGATATGAGCATGAGTTGCAAAGCAAAAGAATTGCCGCCCATTTTCAGGTATCTACAGCCAAATTCAGAACAGTGACGACCAACTGGAAAACCATAAAGCACTTGAAGTCTGTAGATTCTGTTAAAAAATTTTCAATTAAGACTTTTTCTGAACGAGATTTGAGTATCTTTGAGGACTATGAAACTGCTTATCATCAGTTGATCATGGATATTGTCGAGGTTCAGTATATTGCCACAAAAAGAGTAATGGATGAGACAAATATTCATCGGATATTTGTAGATGGTGGTTTCAGTAAAAACCCCATATATATGAGCCTTTTATCTGAAAAGTTTGAACACCAGGAGGTGTTTGCAGCTTCTATGGCACAAGCCACAGCTATCGGTACGGCATTGTCCATTCATCGCCACTGGAATAGCAACCCTATTCCTAATGATCTGATAGAACTGAAATTTTACGCAAAAAATAACTTTAAAACTGTCAGCTAA
- a CDS encoding bifunctional aldolase/short-chain dehydrogenase, with translation MKTYKHVNYLWDDEKAKSLEGDEVGLLLYRSNLLGSDLRITNYGGGNTSCKVVVNDPLTGSATEVMWIKGSGGDIGTLTKSGLAALYVERLRGLKSVYRGIEHEDEMVELFNHCIYDLASKAPSIDTPLHGFLPFKHIDHLHPDAAIAIAAAKDGEKITQELFDGTIGWVDWQKPGFDLGLQLKECLDKNPSIRGIMLGSHGLFIWGDTAYESYVNTLDVIERCAAYLEDNYGKKGPVFGGQQIESLAADERVKQAAKLAPVLRGFCSSKRHMIGHFTDDERVLEFINSSDLKRLAPLGTSCPDHFLRTKISPLVLDLGKDEDLSDTEALKARLAPTFEAYRAMYTAYYESCKHPNSPAIRDENPVIILYPGVGMFSFSKDKQTARVAAEFYINAINVMKGAEAISSYTSLPRQEAFNIEYWLLEEAKLQRMPKPKALSGKIALVTGSAGGIGKAIAKKFVNEGAVVVLNDMNAERLAAVAEEFQSTYGKDAFSTVVLDVTREDQIEQALSQCALAFGGVDIVVNNAGLSISKTIEDHTEKDWDLLYNVLVKGQFFVTREAVKTMKKQAIGGDIINIVSKNALVSGPNNAGYGSAKSAQLHLSRLNAAELGSAGIRVNVVNPDAVISDSNIWANGWAEGRAKAYGITVDELPAYYANRTLLKEIILPEDIANACFAFAGGLLNKSTGNVLNVDGGVAMAFVR, from the coding sequence GTGAAAACATATAAGCACGTTAATTACTTGTGGGATGATGAAAAGGCTAAATCTCTGGAAGGAGATGAAGTTGGATTATTACTGTATCGTTCCAATTTATTAGGATCCGATCTTAGAATTACCAACTATGGGGGCGGGAATACCTCATGTAAAGTCGTTGTGAATGATCCGTTGACAGGATCTGCGACAGAGGTCATGTGGATCAAAGGTTCGGGAGGTGACATTGGCACATTGACTAAAAGTGGTCTTGCTGCCTTATATGTAGAGCGACTGAGAGGACTGAAGAGTGTATACCGGGGGATCGAGCATGAGGATGAGATGGTAGAGCTTTTCAATCACTGCATTTATGATCTGGCTTCTAAAGCACCCTCTATAGATACACCTTTGCATGGATTTCTTCCCTTCAAACATATCGATCACTTACATCCCGATGCGGCTATAGCGATAGCAGCGGCTAAAGATGGTGAAAAGATCACGCAGGAATTGTTTGACGGCACGATTGGCTGGGTAGACTGGCAAAAGCCAGGATTTGATCTGGGGCTTCAGTTGAAAGAATGTCTGGATAAGAATCCTTCTATACGCGGTATTATGCTGGGTTCTCACGGTTTATTTATCTGGGGAGATACAGCTTATGAAAGTTATGTCAATACCTTAGATGTTATTGAGCGCTGTGCGGCCTATTTAGAAGATAATTATGGTAAAAAGGGACCTGTATTCGGAGGTCAGCAAATAGAAAGTCTGGCTGCTGATGAACGTGTGAAACAAGCTGCAAAACTGGCTCCGGTATTAAGGGGATTCTGCTCGAGTAAGCGCCATATGATCGGTCATTTTACGGATGATGAACGCGTACTCGAATTTATAAATTCCAGTGATCTGAAACGCCTCGCGCCCTTGGGTACAAGTTGTCCAGATCATTTTTTACGCACTAAAATTTCGCCTCTGGTACTGGATCTGGGAAAAGATGAAGATCTGTCCGATACAGAGGCTCTCAAAGCACGGCTTGCTCCGACTTTTGAAGCTTACAGAGCAATGTATACTGCGTATTATGAGTCCTGTAAACATCCAAACAGTCCTGCCATACGGGATGAGAATCCTGTAATTATACTTTATCCGGGCGTAGGTATGTTTTCATTCTCAAAGGATAAGCAGACTGCACGGGTGGCCGCTGAGTTTTACATCAATGCAATCAATGTGATGAAAGGAGCGGAAGCAATTTCATCGTATACTTCTCTGCCCCGTCAGGAAGCATTTAATATCGAATACTGGTTGCTGGAAGAAGCTAAATTGCAACGTATGCCGAAGCCTAAAGCACTATCGGGTAAGATCGCTTTGGTGACTGGCAGTGCCGGTGGAATAGGCAAAGCTATAGCTAAGAAATTTGTCAATGAAGGCGCTGTTGTCGTCCTTAATGATATGAATGCAGAGCGTTTGGCAGCTGTTGCAGAAGAATTCCAATCCACCTATGGAAAAGATGCTTTTTCGACAGTGGTACTGGATGTAACCCGTGAAGATCAGATTGAGCAGGCCTTGAGTCAGTGTGCACTGGCATTCGGAGGTGTAGATATAGTGGTTAACAATGCAGGTTTATCTATTTCCAAAACCATAGAAGACCATACAGAGAAAGATTGGGATCTGTTGTATAATGTATTGGTCAAAGGACAATTTTTTGTAACCCGGGAGGCTGTCAAAACAATGAAAAAACAGGCCATTGGTGGTGATATTATTAATATTGTAAGCAAAAATGCATTGGTAAGCGGGCCAAATAATGCCGGATATGGAAGTGCAAAATCAGCACAGCTTCATCTGAGCCGCTTAAATGCTGCTGAACTTGGATCCGCTGGTATCCGTGTCAATGTAGTCAATCCTGATGCTGTTATTTCAGATAGCAATATCTGGGCGAATGGCTGGGCAGAAGGCCGCGCTAAAGCATACGGGATAACTGTGGATGAATTGCCGGCATACTATGCAAATCGTACCCTGCTAAAAGAAATTATTCTTCCGGAAGATATTGCTAATGCCTGTTTTGCTTTTGCAGGAGGATTACTGAATAAATCTACCGGTAATGTGCTCAATGTTGACGGGGGAGTCGCCATGGCATTTGTAAGATAA
- a CDS encoding TIM barrel protein, whose amino-acid sequence MLIKDSLIEEYNNLHLDAHKRRFTFLAETLSNTEEIIQKLGVFQIAIPSWALGTGGTRFGRFSGQGEPGTLEQKIEDVGLLHKLNRSSGAISLHILWDIPQDAEAIKQLASYHGLVFDAVNSNTFQDQKDQKYSYKFGSLHHVDPHVRQQAIDHNVEVIRHGIALGSKALTVWLADGSSFPGQLNFREAFQNTLSSLKEIYKHLPADWKLFVEYKGFEPFFYSTTIADWGQSLLLANKLGDQAYTLVDLGHHLPNANIEQIVSLLLMEGKLGGFHFNDSKYADDDLTAGSIKPYQLFLIFNELVEGMDARGMDHATGLGWMIDASHNQKDPLVDLLQSVEAIKIAYAQALLVDRAALKEAQQQNDVVKAQEILQDAFRTDVRSIVAESRLREGGALNPVELYRQLGVRDILTQERGTGSVATGL is encoded by the coding sequence ATGTTAATTAAAGATAGTTTAATTGAGGAGTATAATAACCTGCATTTGGATGCACATAAACGCAGGTTTACATTTTTAGCCGAAACGCTTTCCAATACGGAAGAAATAATACAAAAATTAGGCGTCTTTCAGATCGCTATTCCAAGCTGGGCTTTAGGTACCGGGGGGACACGTTTTGGCCGTTTCTCCGGACAGGGAGAGCCCGGGACACTGGAACAGAAAATAGAGGATGTGGGATTACTGCATAAACTGAACCGTTCAAGCGGAGCAATCTCATTACATATCCTCTGGGATATTCCTCAGGATGCAGAAGCTATCAAGCAGCTGGCTAGCTATCACGGACTGGTATTTGATGCGGTCAATTCCAATACTTTCCAGGATCAGAAAGATCAGAAATACAGTTATAAATTTGGTTCTCTTCATCATGTAGATCCCCATGTACGGCAGCAGGCTATCGATCATAATGTGGAAGTGATCCGTCATGGTATTGCTTTAGGATCGAAAGCACTGACTGTATGGCTGGCAGACGGATCATCATTTCCGGGACAGTTGAACTTTAGAGAAGCATTTCAAAATACACTTTCTTCGTTGAAAGAAATCTATAAGCATCTTCCGGCAGACTGGAAACTGTTTGTTGAGTACAAAGGTTTTGAACCGTTTTTTTATTCGACAACTATTGCAGATTGGGGACAGTCACTGCTATTGGCCAATAAACTGGGGGACCAGGCCTATACATTAGTAGATCTGGGACATCATCTTCCAAATGCTAATATCGAACAGATCGTATCCCTGCTGTTAATGGAAGGTAAGCTGGGTGGGTTCCATTTCAACGATTCCAAATATGCGGATGATGATCTGACAGCCGGAAGTATAAAACCTTATCAGTTGTTTTTGATTTTCAATGAACTGGTCGAAGGTATGGATGCAAGAGGAATGGATCATGCTACTGGTTTAGGCTGGATGATTGATGCATCCCATAATCAAAAAGATCCGCTGGTGGATCTGCTGCAGTCTGTGGAGGCGATTAAGATTGCATATGCACAGGCATTGTTAGTAGATCGTGCAGCGTTAAAGGAAGCACAGCAGCAGAATGACGTTGTGAAGGCTCAGGAGATTTTGCAGGATGCATTCCGTACGGATGTGAGAAGTATTGTTGCCGAATCCAGACTCCGTGAAGGCGGCGCATTGAATCCGGTCGAGTTATATCGTCAATTGGGTGTTCGTGATATACTGACACAAGAGCGTGGTACCGGTAGTGTCGCTACAGGATTGTAA
- a CDS encoding alpha-hydroxy acid oxidase, producing the protein MESPNLLKYDPRYPSVADLKKRAKQRIPKFAFDYLEGGCNEEVNLRRNERDFEDILLKPSYLQKYNGIDMSTTIFGHKYDAPFGISPIGLQGLMWPNAPEILAKAAAKHNVPYILSTVSTSSIERIAEVSGGKAWFQLYHPTENRLRDDIIKRLQDVECPVLVVLIDVPSFGLRYREIKSGLSMPPKMNISNIFQASIRPVWGIETLRHGIPSFATLQPYMEKGLNMSQLGQFMNRTFTGRVDIEKIKAIRDMWKGKLVLKGVVTEEDMRACIEIGVDGVIVSNHGGRQVDAGESSIASLQRLAKDPEFTNKITIMMDGGLRSGPDIGRALASGAEFAFMGRPFMYGVGALGTKGGDHTIAMFKAQLKQVMEQVSCEKIVDFPNALIK; encoded by the coding sequence ATGGAAAGTCCTAATTTACTAAAATACGATCCTAGATATCCTTCAGTTGCCGATTTAAAGAAAAGAGCAAAACAACGTATTCCTAAATTCGCCTTTGATTATCTGGAGGGAGGATGTAATGAAGAAGTCAATCTGAGAAGAAACGAACGTGATTTTGAGGATATCCTCTTAAAACCAAGTTATCTGCAGAAGTACAACGGAATCGATATGTCTACCACTATTTTCGGACATAAATACGATGCTCCTTTTGGTATTTCGCCAATCGGTCTGCAGGGATTGATGTGGCCCAATGCCCCGGAAATTCTGGCGAAAGCTGCGGCTAAACACAATGTCCCTTACATCCTCAGTACCGTTTCAACAAGCAGTATAGAGCGTATTGCGGAAGTATCGGGTGGTAAAGCCTGGTTCCAATTGTACCATCCGACGGAGAACAGATTACGGGATGATATTATTAAAAGATTACAGGATGTAGAATGTCCTGTGTTGGTTGTCCTTATCGATGTGCCTTCTTTTGGTTTGCGTTACAGAGAGATCAAAAGTGGTCTTTCGATGCCGCCTAAAATGAATATCAGTAATATATTTCAGGCGTCTATCCGTCCGGTGTGGGGTATAGAAACCCTGAGACATGGTATTCCGAGTTTTGCAACCTTACAGCCTTATATGGAAAAAGGGCTTAACATGAGTCAGCTGGGTCAGTTTATGAATCGTACATTCACAGGACGTGTAGATATTGAAAAGATCAAAGCGATACGGGATATGTGGAAAGGTAAGCTCGTGTTGAAGGGAGTTGTGACGGAAGAAGATATGAGAGCCTGTATAGAGATAGGAGTAGACGGAGTTATTGTTTCGAATCATGGCGGACGTCAGGTTGATGCAGGTGAATCATCGATTGCATCATTACAGCGGTTAGCTAAAGATCCTGAATTTACAAATAAGATCACTATCATGATGGATGGAGGGCTTCGCTCAGGACCGGATATCGGTCGTGCTTTGGCAAGCGGTGCCGAATTTGCTTTTATGGGCAGACCATTTATGTATGGTGTGGGAGCTTTAGGAACCAAAGGAGGTGATCATACTATTGCGATGTTTAAAGCGCAGCTTAAGCAAGTAATGGAGCAAGTCTCTTGTGAAAAAATTGTAGATTTTCCGAACGCCCTCATTAAATAG
- a CDS encoding glycoside hydrolase family protein, with product MIYNRKKFLTLFAQTLGLIACHSTVLGQISVLKLRESAFSKGLKYIGRALELEGYFVWCSSPIYDSQGQVHVFFSRWKQELGMGGWLKGSEIVHAVAPSPDQPFVVKETVLAPRGAGYWDATTCHNPSITRFNNTYYLYYMGNSNGKTNTKRIGLATAESLDGPWKRTDQPILEAGEEGSWDDHCTTNPTVIQTADKAYYLFYKSWNTADYLAEKGAIRGNRKYGLAVSSSPEGPFKKYVQNPVIDFSAKGGNAQFEDAFVWIEKGMFYMIARDMGVQSHEDGLLMRSADGKKWSEPELAFQAISAYTKEGPYPTSLKRIGRLERPMLLLNKKNQPEWLFGASQGGKYNTSSAMVFRCNPNQIW from the coding sequence ATGATTTACAACAGAAAGAAATTTTTAACACTTTTTGCACAGACACTTGGGTTGATCGCTTGTCATTCGACAGTGCTTGGGCAGATCTCTGTTTTAAAATTGCGGGAATCAGCGTTTTCAAAAGGATTGAAATATATTGGCCGTGCATTAGAACTGGAAGGTTATTTTGTGTGGTGCAGTTCACCAATCTATGACAGCCAGGGCCAGGTACATGTATTCTTCTCCAGATGGAAGCAGGAATTGGGTATGGGGGGCTGGCTCAAAGGATCAGAGATAGTACATGCTGTTGCACCTTCACCGGATCAGCCTTTTGTGGTTAAAGAAACGGTACTTGCTCCGCGTGGAGCCGGTTACTGGGATGCCACCACTTGTCATAATCCGTCAATAACCCGGTTCAATAATACGTATTACCTCTATTATATGGGCAATTCTAACGGTAAGACCAATACCAAAAGAATTGGTCTGGCAACCGCTGAATCATTGGACGGACCCTGGAAGCGGACAGATCAGCCTATCCTGGAAGCAGGTGAAGAAGGGAGCTGGGATGACCATTGTACAACGAACCCTACAGTAATACAAACAGCGGATAAGGCATATTACCTTTTTTACAAATCCTGGAATACAGCCGACTATCTGGCAGAGAAAGGTGCCATACGTGGTAATCGTAAATATGGATTAGCCGTTTCATCTTCTCCAGAGGGGCCTTTTAAAAAATATGTGCAGAATCCTGTTATTGATTTTTCTGCAAAAGGAGGGAATGCGCAGTTTGAAGATGCCTTTGTGTGGATCGAAAAGGGTATGTTTTATATGATTGCCCGGGATATGGGTGTTCAGAGTCACGAAGACGGGTTATTGATGCGGTCTGCTGATGGTAAGAAGTGGTCTGAACCTGAGCTGGCTTTCCAGGCTATATCTGCATACACCAAAGAAGGGCCTTACCCGACATCTCTCAAACGTATTGGCCGGCTGGAACGTCCTATGTTGCTTTTAAATAAAAAAAATCAGCCTGAATGGCTGTTCGGAGCTTCTCAGGGAGGAAAATATAATACTTCTTCAGCAATGGTTTTCCGTTGTAATCCAAACCAGATTTGGTAA